A region of Thermoplasmata archaeon DNA encodes the following proteins:
- a CDS encoding kelch repeat-containing protein codes for MVSSGKFIGGVLLAALVWTAVWVPGFGHATSHVSTVVDTGPGAWTEVSPPLSPPAMAGAMMAYSSKSDRFVLFGGWDGVTSLNATWQYDPENRSWMDLHPP; via the coding sequence GTGGTCTCCTCGGGGAAGTTCATCGGGGGCGTCCTCCTGGCGGCACTCGTGTGGACGGCGGTCTGGGTGCCCGGGTTCGGGCATGCCACGTCGCATGTGTCCACCGTCGTCGACACAGGCCCTGGAGCGTGGACGGAAGTCTCTCCACCACTCTCGCCGCCGGCGATGGCCGGGGCCATGATGGCGTACAGCAGCAAATCGGACCGATTCGTCCTGTTCGGAGGATGGGACGGTGTGACCTCTCTGAACGCAACGTGGCAGTACGACCCCGAAAACCGCTCGTGGATGGACCTCCATCCGCCGA